Proteins encoded by one window of Methanobrevibacter oralis:
- a CDS encoding outer membrane protein assembly factor BamB family protein, translating to MKKYFIFILLIGILLLGVNFVSANEIDNINLTSDDSSDLEVTSFDNSNELQSSKSEEIIVNNWDELQYYASQTDKDYIVKLKENTNFYPTDASDSNCQIRVMNNFTILGSSGAYIGDNSSNPRAIKYTAIIVQDNVKAGLIINDVEFKWIKTYHSPDAIFLQMGGKFNNTIANCSFHNINTDLGHSCIVYLKKGFATLDNCTFINCTTDFGCVSIFERYHFKSAHMFVKNCYFENNYARMEPGCINNCALLTVSNTTFYKNRARVWAGAIHTHGGANTTIYDSNFTDNVAGWNGGALYTYSYLQIYNTIFEGNNCTTNNGGGAIGACYYESAPHIYVENSLFKNNENLCWALDNLSTTGTGRGGAISIMDRGSIAVINTTFISNAASIGTAICALDPGGDWGSPNVIITGNKFINHTRSGDVLVIRLGESEGIIQDNYYLGNSIEFSKLDLKLENVNVSQASFKIDTKLSNPKYYDSDILDKTLYDVYVNDNYVKTVNSKKFTLDFGDLDIFNVYVIPTISNQKSNNLTVISTREYIFVSKGMGNDANNGLSRKSPVHSIKKAIELAQNCKNILIMDGEFCEENLQVNYDLTIKGEGNAKFIGSLSNTMFNINSCNFTLKNMNIINLTGSSFIKQNQGNLIISGCVFTANSLSKIIDSSSVEISNSIINNNNAVIIYNNGFATIKNSILINNTKVIDGNTENINLNYNWWGNTLDNLTKPNNLKMDNWLILNITSNFNSLEQNHVALVQFGFNLINGDKYVDLPKFDLEIISVNGNVNKNITDCYSHVTYTLTELSDGSLKAIYNGISYIVNFKFLKSDPNLSVKSENVMYGDNLTVRVTLPNDASGNLTVIIGNITQTRVIENANTIFIFENITAGNYPVTVNYSGNKKYLSQTKSTSVGVSKYESSTKILIGEFEVGGDIVLTITTNSDATGNVTISINGVIETIELEDAKAIHIMKNVTRGDYIIKALYNGNDKYLISEDTYKLEVDNLNSTMNAIIDNITYGEVVTIQITLNDNATGNVSATVDGITNTSKVLNGKATITLVDVDAGIKNVVIFYTGDDTYFNKTIIVNSTINKANLSFNISSIDIRIGQDAIIYIKVPQKVKGTFDINGKTINIPISGEIEHKIEDLDIGEYTFVATYYGNNYLTVSNSTTFTVSEYPIPQWSNEGSNTNNDGKSIYDSEINGNLLWNHTINGEIVGSLLIDSEGNIYVATKSGIYSFRNNGTQRWSFSQNNLYGNFSGIAIGRDVIISPKSGDTLYFINQTTGERYGSSNIYQGSSLFSPIIDYNSNLYIVSEYQVSSNNYNLVIVPYKAWKYGGQIKIVDLGNSAPIASPTLNDEIIVVLSENNLRVINAKTLKTIFIKNGNYAKVRPIVGDGNIIYAIHEDSIVAYTVSGSRIWKTKITGGVGDVLVLNSEKGLYSVNSKGNLYKYDLVNGNESLICDLNITSGVLVDNGGKLYFAAGEIFYGMDSKGNILWKSNLKSKIVGNPIMNADGVIYVTSEDNKIFALNTAELINPNLSVNVENIVVGDDAVIMITLNSQATGNISIKIGENTYIGIVKNGLFIKRISNLVHGDYSVNVTYNGDMRFNNVSKLATFKVMDIPTITVDKVIQSDASLLFIITLPIDATGNLTLNIDSKNYTAILVNGSAYVKVSQLSFGEHDMIVSYSGDNKYDFIVKHTIVNVPMPKLVAKDIVMLYSSGDKYKVRLTQGNVALVGKTITFIINGKKTLVKTDKNGYALFKINLKPNSKKYTISTIYNGIKKYNKITVKSIVVAKNLKVKKSAKTLKIKVSLKKVNKKYLKAKKITLKFNGKTYNAKTSKNGVVTFSIKKNVLKKLKVGKKYTYKVSYLKDSISKKITVEK from the coding sequence ATGAAAAAGTATTTTATTTTTATATTATTGATCGGTATATTGCTTTTAGGAGTTAACTTTGTATCTGCAAATGAAATCGATAATATAAATCTAACTTCAGATGATTCATCTGATTTAGAAGTTACTAGTTTTGATAATTCTAATGAATTACAAAGTTCTAAATCGGAAGAAATAATAGTTAATAATTGGGATGAGCTTCAATATTATGCATCACAGACAGATAAAGATTACATTGTAAAGTTGAAGGAAAATACTAATTTTTACCCTACTGATGCTTCTGATTCTAATTGTCAAATCAGGGTTATGAATAATTTTACTATTTTAGGCAGTTCTGGTGCATATATTGGTGATAATTCATCAAATCCTAGAGCAATTAAATATACTGCAATTATTGTCCAAGATAATGTTAAAGCAGGATTAATAATTAATGATGTTGAGTTTAAATGGATTAAAACATATCACTCCCCTGATGCAATATTTCTCCAAATGGGAGGTAAATTTAATAATACTATAGCTAATTGTTCATTTCATAATATTAATACGGACTTAGGTCATTCTTGTATTGTATATTTAAAAAAAGGTTTTGCAACTTTAGATAACTGTACTTTTATTAATTGTACAACCGATTTTGGATGCGTCAGTATTTTTGAACGTTATCATTTCAAATCTGCACACATGTTTGTGAAAAATTGTTATTTTGAAAACAATTATGCAAGAATGGAACCTGGATGTATTAATAACTGTGCACTTTTAACAGTTTCTAATACTACATTTTATAAAAATAGGGCACGTGTATGGGCAGGAGCAATACATACTCATGGAGGAGCTAATACTACTATTTACGATTCTAATTTTACAGATAATGTAGCAGGTTGGAATGGTGGAGCTTTGTATACATATAGTTACTTACAAATCTACAATACAATATTTGAAGGTAATAATTGTACTACCAATAATGGTGGAGGAGCAATTGGAGCTTGTTATTATGAATCAGCTCCTCATATTTATGTTGAAAATTCTTTATTTAAAAACAATGAAAATCTTTGTTGGGCTCTTGATAATTTATCCACAACTGGAACTGGTCGTGGAGGGGCTATTTCTATAATGGATAGAGGTTCAATTGCGGTTATAAATACAACTTTTATTTCAAATGCTGCTTCAATAGGTACAGCTATTTGTGCATTAGATCCTGGTGGAGATTGGGGATCTCCTAATGTTATAATTACTGGAAATAAATTTATTAATCATACAAGAAGTGGAGATGTTTTGGTTATTAGATTAGGCGAATCTGAAGGAATCATTCAGGATAATTATTATTTAGGTAATTCGATTGAGTTTTCAAAATTAGATTTAAAATTAGAAAATGTTAATGTTAGCCAAGCCTCTTTTAAAATCGATACAAAACTATCTAATCCAAAATATTATGATTCTGATATTTTAGATAAAACACTTTATGATGTTTATGTGAATGATAATTACGTTAAAACAGTAAATTCAAAAAAATTTACTTTAGATTTCGGTGATTTAGATATTTTTAATGTTTATGTTATTCCAACTATATCTAATCAAAAATCAAATAATTTAACTGTAATTAGTACTCGTGAATATATTTTTGTTTCAAAAGGAATGGGAAATGATGCTAATAATGGATTATCAAGAAAGTCTCCAGTTCATTCCATTAAAAAAGCAATAGAGCTTGCTCAAAATTGTAAAAATATTTTAATCATGGATGGTGAATTTTGTGAAGAGAATCTTCAAGTAAATTATGACTTGACAATAAAAGGTGAAGGAAATGCTAAATTTATAGGTAGTCTTTCAAACACTATGTTCAACATAAATTCTTGTAATTTTACTCTTAAAAATATGAATATTATAAATTTAACAGGGAGTTCCTTTATTAAGCAAAATCAAGGAAATTTAATTATTTCTGGATGTGTTTTTACAGCTAATTCATTATCTAAAATTATTGATTCATCTTCTGTTGAAATATCTAACTCTATAATTAACAATAATAATGCAGTTATTATCTATAATAATGGCTTTGCAACAATTAAAAATTCAATTTTAATCAATAATACTAAAGTTATTGATGGAAATACAGAGAATATTAATCTTAATTATAATTGGTGGGGTAATACCTTAGATAATTTAACCAAGCCAAATAATCTAAAAATGGATAACTGGTTAATTTTAAATATTACTTCCAATTTCAATTCCCTTGAACAAAATCATGTTGCTTTAGTTCAGTTTGGTTTTAATTTAATTAATGGAGATAAATATGTGGATTTACCTAAATTTGATTTAGAAATTATTTCTGTCAATGGAAATGTTAATAAAAACATCACAGACTGTTACTCTCATGTTACTTACACATTAACAGAATTATCTGATGGATCTTTAAAGGCTATTTACAATGGAATTTCATATATTGTTAATTTTAAATTTTTAAAGTCTGACCCGAATCTTTCGGTTAAGAGTGAAAATGTTATGTATGGTGATAATTTAACTGTTCGTGTAACTCTTCCAAATGATGCTAGTGGTAATTTGACTGTTATTATTGGAAATATTACTCAAACAAGGGTAATTGAAAATGCCAATACAATATTTATTTTTGAAAATATAACAGCAGGTAATTATCCAGTTACTGTTAACTATAGTGGGAATAAAAAGTATTTATCTCAAACAAAATCAACTTCTGTAGGGGTATCTAAATATGAATCATCTACTAAAATTTTAATTGGTGAATTTGAAGTTGGAGGAGATATAGTTTTAACTATTACAACTAATAGTGATGCTACAGGTAATGTGACTATTTCAATCAATGGTGTAATTGAAACTATTGAATTAGAAGATGCTAAAGCAATACATATCATGAAAAATGTAACTAGAGGAGATTATATAATCAAAGCCCTTTATAATGGTAATGATAAATATTTAATTAGTGAAGATACTTATAAACTTGAAGTAGATAATTTAAATTCAACCATGAATGCAATAATTGATAATATTACTTATGGTGAAGTGGTTACAATTCAAATTACTTTAAATGATAATGCTACAGGGAATGTAAGTGCTACTGTTGATGGAATAACAAATACTTCTAAGGTTCTAAATGGTAAAGCCACAATAACTCTTGTAGATGTTGATGCAGGAATTAAAAATGTTGTTATATTTTATACAGGTGATGATACTTACTTTAATAAAACAATAATTGTTAATTCTACAATAAATAAGGCTAATTTATCATTTAATATTTCATCTATTGATATTAGAATAGGACAAGATGCTATTATTTATATTAAAGTTCCTCAAAAAGTAAAGGGAACATTTGATATTAACGGAAAAACAATAAATATCCCGATATCTGGAGAAATAGAACATAAAATTGAAGATTTAGACATTGGTGAATATACATTTGTTGCAACATATTATGGTAATAATTATTTAACAGTTTCTAATTCCACTACATTTACAGTATCTGAATATCCTATTCCACAATGGTCAAATGAAGGTTCTAATACCAATAATGATGGAAAATCAATCTATGATAGTGAAATTAACGGCAATCTATTGTGGAATCACACGATTAATGGCGAAATTGTTGGTAGTTTATTAATTGATAGTGAAGGCAATATTTATGTAGCAACAAAATCTGGAATTTATTCTTTTAGAAATAATGGAACTCAAAGATGGTCTTTCTCACAAAATAATCTTTATGGTAATTTTTCAGGTATTGCTATTGGTCGTGATGTTATAATTTCACCAAAATCTGGAGATACATTATACTTTATAAATCAAACAACTGGTGAAAGGTATGGAAGTTCTAATATTTATCAAGGATCTAGTTTATTTTCACCAATTATTGATTATAATTCAAATTTATACATTGTTAGTGAATACCAAGTTTCATCAAATAATTATAATCTTGTTATAGTTCCATATAAAGCTTGGAAATATGGTGGACAAATTAAAATTGTTGATTTAGGTAATTCAGCACCTATAGCCTCACCAACACTAAATGATGAAATTATCGTTGTTTTATCAGAAAATAATCTTAGAGTAATTAATGCTAAAACTTTGAAAACTATCTTTATCAAAAATGGAAATTATGCTAAAGTAAGGCCAATTGTTGGTGATGGAAATATAATCTATGCAATACATGAAGATTCTATTGTTGCTTATACTGTTTCTGGTAGTAGAATATGGAAAACTAAAATAACTGGTGGTGTTGGAGACGTTTTAGTTTTGAATTCAGAAAAAGGATTGTATTCAGTTAATTCCAAAGGTAATTTATACAAATATGATTTAGTTAACGGTAATGAATCTTTAATTTGTGATTTAAATATAACATCTGGAGTTTTAGTTGATAATGGTGGAAAATTGTATTTTGCAGCTGGTGAAATATTCTATGGAATGGATAGTAAGGGCAATATATTGTGGAAGTCTAATTTAAAATCTAAAATAGTCGGAAATCCAATAATGAACGCTGATGGAGTGATTTATGTAACTTCTGAGGATAATAAGATTTTTGCACTAAATACTGCTGAATTAATTAATCCTAATTTATCAGTTAATGTTGAAAATATTGTTGTTGGCGATGATGCAGTAATCATGATTACTTTAAATAGTCAAGCAACAGGCAATATATCAATAAAAATTGGCGAAAACACTTATATTGGCATTGTTAAAAATGGATTGTTTATAAAAAGGATTTCTAATTTAGTTCATGGAGACTATTCTGTAAATGTTACATATAATGGAGATATGAGATTTAATAATGTTAGTAAATTAGCTACTTTTAAGGTTATGGATATTCCAACAATCACTGTTGATAAGGTGATTCAATCAGATGCTAGTTTATTGTTTATTATTACCTTACCTATTGATGCTACAGGTAATTTAACTCTAAATATTGATAGTAAAAACTACACTGCAATACTTGTTAATGGCAGTGCTTATGTAAAGGTTTCACAATTATCTTTTGGAGAACATGACATGATTGTTAGTTATTCTGGGGATAATAAATATGATTTCATTGTTAAACATACAATAGTAAATGTTCCAATGCCTAAACTAGTTGCAAAAGATATTGTAATGTTGTACAGTAGTGGAGATAAGTATAAAGTTAGATTAACTCAAGGAAATGTTGCGTTAGTTGGAAAAACAATAACATTCATAATTAATGGTAAAAAAACACTGGTTAAAACTGATAAAAATGGTTATGCATTATTTAAAATAAATCTGAAACCAAATTCTAAAAAATACACAATTTCTACAATCTACAATGGAATTAAGAAATATAATAAAATAACTGTAAAAAGCATTGTAGTTGCTAAAAATTTAAAAGTTAAAAAATCAGCTAAAACACTTAAAATTAAAGTATCTTTGAAAAAAGTAAATAAAAAATACTTAAAAGCCAAAAAAATTACTTTAAAATTTAATGGCAAAACATACAATGCAAAAACCAGTAAAAATGGAGTAGTAACTTTTAGTATTAAGAAAAATGTTCTTAAAAAGTTAAAGGTTGGTAAAAAATACACCTACAAAGTATCTTACCTAAAAGACAGCATAAGTAAAAAAATCACAGTTGAAAAATAA
- a CDS encoding Ig-like domain-containing protein has product MTFKKIFLLILIFTILLSFNAVNALEDINSSDTVDQSIDLSIDDENINVEDNSYDEDTVLNAADGDVLKDGSNTSSEENSQHVVYVGPNTEDGNGSYDNPFKTLKIAVQKTENVEKNLTIKFFEGTHIIENTAFWSYTNVIMEPVSGEVILKPKPHNSVELTFDGWYWKINNLIFDASDLTGSYYRLTGTSTGGEIYNCTFRGFNKNPILYWLRSLESSLIVSNCKFIDIDNPTGYILESFGGQFKYCIFSANCSRFISTFSKNVTLEDVWLGSNTIPSSFNITDDLSFYPIPIYFHNCSLIINRHAIFSISENYINDTAYEIVGKLMWNDSTSDGIDQLGPMNVTLSSTTGELPDTAVFKNGTFRVIYRSNSKDHTVTAKLDFEELELNFETADIDVSVEDILIGQYANITVTLPDNSNGIVNVVVNNKTYTVNVTDSSSVNITVDEILNEGEYTVYATFKDEVNQVYGEASTNFTVSKIEDYQINIIAPSEAKVGDDVIITINLPIDATGNLTIQVNDDKENLTIVNGTACLSLTLLKGGNYSVIVNYVGNDKYDANENSTSFTVSKLETNNTDEVLNITTPSDVSSPSFSIKLPADATGNLTVTVDGKNYTQALVNGSATVNVPALSAGNHNIVITYSGDDKYAPIIKNTTINIPKPKLAANDVTIYYNSGYKYKIRVTLNGVAVKGKKVTIKFNKKTYTLTTDKNGYAILKIDAKPGKYTITVTYNKVKVTKKVTVKSIVSAKNLKVKKSAKTLKIIISLKNVNKKYLKDKLTLKFNGKTYKAKINKKGVATFIIKKNVLKKLKVGKKYTYKVSYLKDSVNKKITVKK; this is encoded by the coding sequence ATGACGTTTAAAAAAATTTTTCTTTTAATTTTAATTTTTACAATTTTACTTTCGTTTAATGCAGTCAATGCTTTGGAAGATATTAACTCTTCTGATACAGTTGATCAATCAATAGATTTATCAATAGATGATGAAAACATTAATGTTGAGGATAATTCATATGATGAAGATACTGTATTAAATGCAGCTGATGGTGATGTTTTAAAAGACGGATCAAATACTTCTTCTGAAGAAAATTCTCAACATGTTGTTTATGTTGGACCAAATACAGAGGATGGTAACGGATCTTATGATAATCCTTTTAAAACATTAAAGATAGCTGTTCAAAAGACTGAGAATGTTGAAAAGAATTTAACAATCAAGTTTTTTGAAGGAACTCATATTATAGAAAATACAGCGTTTTGGTCTTATACTAATGTAATTATGGAGCCAGTTAGTGGTGAAGTAATTTTAAAACCAAAACCTCATAATAGTGTTGAGTTAACATTTGATGGATGGTATTGGAAAATAAATAATTTAATTTTTGATGCTTCAGACTTAACTGGTAGTTATTATAGGTTAACTGGAACTTCTACGGGAGGTGAGATTTATAATTGTACTTTTAGGGGCTTTAATAAAAACCCAATTTTGTATTGGTTAAGAAGTTTGGAATCTAGTCTTATAGTTTCGAATTGTAAATTCATTGATATTGATAATCCAACAGGATATATTTTAGAATCATTCGGAGGACAATTTAAATATTGTATTTTTTCAGCTAATTGTTCCAGATTTATAAGTACATTCTCTAAAAATGTAACTTTGGAGGATGTTTGGTTAGGTTCTAATACTATTCCATCTTCTTTTAATATTACAGATGATCTATCTTTTTATCCTATTCCAATTTATTTTCATAACTGTTCATTAATTATCAATAGGCATGCGATATTTTCTATTTCTGAGAATTATATTAATGATACTGCTTATGAGATTGTTGGTAAATTGATGTGGAATGATAGTACAAGTGATGGTATTGATCAGTTAGGTCCTATGAATGTTACTTTATCTTCAACTACTGGTGAATTGCCAGATACTGCTGTTTTCAAAAATGGTACTTTCAGAGTAATTTATAGAAGTAATTCTAAAGACCATACAGTCACTGCTAAGTTAGACTTTGAAGAATTGGAATTGAATTTTGAAACAGCAGATATTGATGTGAGTGTTGAAGATATTCTTATTGGACAATATGCTAATATTACTGTGACTTTACCTGATAATTCAAATGGTATAGTTAACGTAGTGGTTAATAATAAAACTTATACAGTGAATGTTACAGACTCATCTTCTGTTAATATTACTGTTGATGAGATTTTAAATGAAGGAGAATACACTGTATATGCCACATTTAAAGATGAAGTAAATCAGGTTTATGGTGAAGCTTCAACTAATTTCACAGTATCCAAAATTGAAGATTATCAAATAAATATTATAGCTCCAAGTGAAGCTAAAGTTGGAGATGATGTTATTATAACAATTAATCTTCCAATTGATGCAACAGGAAACCTAACAATCCAAGTAAATGATGATAAAGAAAATTTAACAATTGTAAATGGTACTGCTTGTTTAAGCTTAACTCTTTTAAAAGGGGGAAACTATTCAGTCATCGTTAACTATGTGGGTAATGATAAATATGATGCTAATGAAAACAGCACTAGTTTTACAGTATCTAAACTTGAAACAAACAATACTGATGAGGTATTAAATATTACTACTCCAAGTGATGTGTCTAGTCCTAGTTTCAGCATTAAATTGCCTGCTGATGCAACTGGTAATTTAACTGTAACCGTGGATGGTAAAAATTACACCCAAGCACTTGTTAATGGTAGTGCTACTGTAAATGTTCCTGCATTATCAGCTGGAAATCATAATATAGTAATTACCTATTCTGGTGATGATAAATATGCTCCAATAATTAAAAACACTACTATAAACATTCCTAAACCTAAACTAGCAGCTAATGATGTTACAATATACTACAATAGTGGATATAAATATAAGATTCGTGTAACATTAAATGGTGTGGCTGTTAAGGGTAAAAAAGTAACAATTAAATTCAACAAAAAAACCTACACCCTTACAACTGATAAAAATGGATATGCAATCTTAAAAATTGATGCAAAACCAGGAAAATACACTATAACTGTAACGTACAACAAAGTCAAAGTAACTAAAAAAGTTACTGTAAAAAGTATTGTTTCAGCTAAAAATTTAAAAGTTAAAAAATCAGCAAAAACACTTAAAATTATAATATCTTTGAAAAATGTAAACAAAAAATACTTAAAAGACAAATTAACTTTAAAATTTAATGGCAAAACATACAAAGCGAAAATCAACAAAAAAGGTGTAGCAACATTTATTATTAAGAAAAATGTTCTTAAAAAGTTAAAAGTTGGTAAAAAATACACTTACAAGGTATCTTACCTAAAAGATAGTGTAAATAAAAAAATTACAGTTAAAAAATAG
- a CDS encoding right-handed parallel beta-helix repeat-containing protein, whose protein sequence is MKYKRKILFGVLIIMLICCITTVSATNADNNQSLEESDVIEVDNVDDTLETVEIEDLEVERTGVNNGYNISAMYTVTNTTYGNFFKPDGSLDVGSQCGALRFSGSFIDIPFKNFVINRNIGLYFSNDAVFQNTGFKLTAQGLSISGAKFTGDNWAGNGAVIYINGENVKVKNLFINVTAPDGVDFHGIDVLNSSNVKLLNNTIIYNVPYANSNCYNYVIRVKDSQNAEVANNNITAYLPLKDVNFNVPGITFPNIATDLVASAAIQSSNGLNFTNNVMRINVSCRAGSYPTLDSVIIVDSNNSYIGHNDIVEIDKVTQHNQANYLYAVDVYKCYNIVIDANKIRLNSDGGGFIVNNGTGAAYGVQLTGPHTGVVISNNNITTVNNGPNLGIYSQNYYGNTSLTIVGNNIDVTGSAGTDSWSLVSGMELQDTYANVTGNTILVNNVAGYNPSFNAFGVSYAQWTFGNHTYDIYNNNILVKNGTYAVYLMSAVNTNVHYNALKTINSAGTVNCGDAAVYIGSGSSNSVSNNYCRDIINTISSSFIDLKIPFANIYKSGSYLGNFQKIGVIRS, encoded by the coding sequence GATAATGTAGATGATACACTTGAAACTGTTGAAATAGAGGATTTGGAAGTTGAAAGAACTGGTGTAAATAATGGATATAATATAAGTGCAATGTACACTGTAACTAATACTACATATGGTAATTTCTTTAAGCCAGATGGAAGCTTAGATGTTGGTTCACAGTGTGGTGCTTTAAGATTTAGTGGTTCATTTATAGATATTCCTTTTAAAAACTTTGTGATTAATAGGAATATAGGATTATATTTTTCAAATGATGCTGTATTCCAAAATACTGGTTTTAAATTAACTGCCCAGGGTTTATCTATTAGTGGTGCTAAATTTACTGGAGATAATTGGGCTGGTAATGGTGCAGTAATTTATATTAACGGTGAAAATGTTAAGGTAAAAAATCTATTTATAAATGTCACTGCTCCTGATGGTGTTGATTTTCATGGGATTGATGTTTTAAATTCTAGTAATGTAAAGTTATTAAATAATACAATTATTTATAATGTTCCATATGCTAACTCTAACTGTTATAATTATGTAATTCGGGTTAAGGATAGTCAAAATGCAGAAGTTGCAAATAATAATATAACTGCTTATTTGCCTCTTAAGGATGTTAATTTTAACGTTCCGGGCATTACTTTTCCAAACATTGCAACAGATCTTGTTGCGAGCGCAGCTATACAATCATCCAACGGTTTGAACTTTACTAACAATGTGATGCGTATAAATGTATCCTGCAGGGCAGGAAGCTATCCGACTTTAGATTCTGTTATTATTGTTGATTCAAATAATTCATATATTGGTCATAATGACATTGTTGAAATTGATAAAGTTACTCAACATAACCAAGCTAACTATTTGTATGCTGTAGATGTGTATAAATGTTATAATATTGTAATTGATGCTAATAAAATTAGACTTAATAGTGATGGTGGAGGATTTATTGTTAATAATGGTACTGGAGCAGCATATGGTGTTCAACTTACTGGTCCACACACAGGTGTAGTTATTTCTAATAACAACATTACCACTGTTAATAATGGTCCTAATCTTGGTATTTATTCCCAAAATTACTATGGAAATACTAGTTTAACTATTGTTGGCAATAATATTGATGTTACAGGTTCTGCAGGAACTGATTCATGGTCATTAGTATCTGGCATGGAATTGCAGGATACTTATGCTAATGTAACTGGTAACACTATTCTTGTTAATAATGTTGCAGGTTATAATCCGTCATTCAATGCATTTGGAGTTAGTTACGCTCAATGGACTTTTGGAAATCATACCTATGATATATACAATAATAATATTCTTGTTAAAAATGGAACATATGCGGTTTATTTAATGAGTGCAGTTAATACTAATGTGCATTATAATGCTTTAAAAACTATTAACTCTGCTGGTACTGTTAACTGTGGTGATGCTGCAGTATATATTGGTAGTGGAAGTAGTAATAGTGTTAGTAATAATTATTGCCGAGACATTATAAACACTATTTCATCTTCTTTCATAGATTTAAAAATACCCTTTGCGAATATTTATAAATCTGGTTCTTATTTAGGAAATTTTCAAAAAATAGGAGTTATAAGAAGTTAA